A region of the Patescibacteria group bacterium genome:
AGCCGCAGGAGTTACTCTGGGAGATGCTGCCCATGACTGCTTAAATGGGAGCGACGGCTTCACCACATCGGGTTGCGCCGATGCTTATATGAAGGAAGTTCCTGCAGATCCTCTTTCGACCGGTGATTATGCGTATATCTACACCAGTGCTGACGGTTTGAGCTACCAAATTGATTTTTATACCGAAAGCACTGTAGAAGGCATAGATTGCACTAGTGGTTGTACTATTACCCCAACCGGAATCCAGTAAGATAAAGACTTACCCGTTTGCGTAATTTGTCTATTTGTTAAAATTCAAATTTACAAATA
Encoded here:
- a CDS encoding prepilin-type N-terminal cleavage/methylation domain-containing protein, which codes for MCFKSTKNKSGFTLIELLVVISIIGLLTTVAVVGLNNAKRKSRDTRRMADIQQLRLALEFCQDNSGRYPTEAAGVTLGDAAHDCLNGSDGFTTSGCADAYMKEVPADPLSTGDYAYIYTSADGLSYQIDFYTESTVEGIDCTSGCTITPTGIQ